Below is a genomic region from Persicimonas caeni.
GAAGACTTGTCGGAAAGCGTTGGCGAGGGTGCCGAGTTGGTAGCCGTCGACGAAGCGGTGGTCGACGGTGGCGGTGATGGTCAGTTGCTCGCGCACGGCGAGCTCGCCGTCGATGACGGTGGGTTGCTCTTTGATGGCTCCCACCAGCAGATAGACGGGCACGCGGGCGAACGGCGTGGGCGGCGCGTAGCCCTCGTCGATGCCGAACATGCCGACGCTGGTGATGATGCACGAGCCGAAGGGGAATTTGTCGAGGCCGAAGTTCGACAGGTCGAGGCCCAGGGCGCTGGTCAGCCAGCCGACGAGCCACAAAAAGCGCGGCAGCATCCAGCGGGGCATCAACTTGAGCGGGCCTTTCGACTTTTCGAATTGCTCGTCGTTGCCGCGGCGCAATTTACCGGCCTGCTCGCGTAGCTCGCCGGCGATGTCGGCGACCGACTTCTCGTCGGCGCGCTCGACCTTGGCCTTGGCCAGGTCGGCGCCGTCCTCGACGGTGACCAAAAACGAGAGGTCGACCGTCTCGAAGGGCACGAAGCGCCGAAAAAGGATGCGCCCGTTGAGGCTCGGCTCCTTCTTGAGGGCCATGGCGGCGGCTTTGCCGACCAGGTGCGTGACGGTGACCTTCTCGCCGGTCGTTTGGCGCACGTGTTCGATGTAGCGCTGCGCCTCGGTGACGTCGAGGGTCAGCTTTCCGTAGATATTACCTTCCCGGGGCGACGCCCAGGTGGCGATAGCGAGCTTGCGTCGAAGGCTCATGGCAACAGACTCGAGATGGTAAAGGTACACCTCAGCCTAGCCTGCGAGCGTCGCGCCGTCGAGTTTTCTGTGCGGAGACTTGTGCCGGCTTCGATTGCCGGCAGCGAAGCGACCGGCCGATTCAGTTTTTGCGCAGCGGGGGCAGGTAGACCACGGCGCCATTTCGCACCTCCCGGCGCACCTCGATCCCCGCGCCCCACAACTCGTCGACCAAAAAGCCACTCTCGCAAAGGCCCAGGGCGTGGGCGAGCAGGCGGTCGGTGATGCCGTCGGGGTGCTCGAAGATGATCTCGAGCGCGTCGTCGGCGTCCTCGCTGATGAAGGCGAACTGCTTACCGGATTCCGGCTTGTTGAATTCCGGCTTGTTGAATTCTTCGGTGTTCTCGTCCACTGCATCCCCTGTTTGACGAGATGTTGAGCGCGCACGGCCCCCTCGCCGGCTGCGCTTCTTCTGTGTCTAAGGGACAAGCTAGACACTTTTGACAAGACGCGAAGCCGTGTAGGATAAGGTCTCTTTGTGACAGATGTATGACAGAGCAGTAATTGTGCGAAGTACAACGATATTTACCGTATTCGTCTTGACCGCGACCGTCGCTCTCGCTGCCGGTTGCGGTGGTGACGGCAAAGTCGTCTCCACTCCCAGCGAAGAAGACGCCGGCCCCGATATCGGCCCCGATGTGGGTGATGTCGGCGAGGACGCGGACGCCGCGCCCGACGCCGACGCGAGCCCTGATGCCGACGCCGACGTCGACCCGCCCCCGCAGGAACTCATCGGCCAGCTCAACGTGTCGCGTTGGCAGGCCGATGCGCTGTACGACTACCCGGAGTTGCACTCCACGGCGGTCTTCTCGCCGGCGCTCGCCGAAGCCGGCGTCGAAAACGCGCTCGGCTGGTTGGTCCGCAGCGAGGGGTGGCCCATCTTTTTGCCGCTCGGACACTGGTCGCTGCCCGCGGTCGGTGAGGCCGGCCCGATGCAGCCGGCGACGGTCGACGGGTTTGGCCTCGACGACGTGCTCGACGCGGGCATCTACGTCACCGTGGGTGAGCACTCGGTCGCCCACGTCGACGAGAATATCCTGGCCGCCCACGACACGCCGGTCTATCTGACGCTGCAAGAAGACGCGTTTTTGCACGCCGAGCGCCAGGACCCGGCGGTGCCGATGGACCTCGAGATCGACGGCGGCGAAGACATCTCGCGCCAGGCCCTCGAGGCGGCGGTCACCCTGCCCGAGCCGCTCGAGATCACAAGCCACGACACCTCGCAGCTCGTGCCGGTGCGGCGCGGCAAAGACGTCGTCGTCGAGTGGACGCCGAGCGCCGATCCCGACGACACCATCGTGCTGACCGCCGAGACCTGGGACGACGCCCATATGTGGCGCGTCGAGGACACCGGCCGCGCCAACTTGAGCGAGTTGATGCGCCAGGCGTCCATCGTCGTGCGCGACGCGCCCACGTTTTCGATCACCCGCCTGCTCGAAGACACCGTCCAGCTTCGCGAGGGGCGGCTTAAAGTCGTGAGCACCGCGCGCCAGTGGCTGTATGGCAAGCGCGTCAAGCCGTGGAAGATGGATCCGTTCGTGTGGCCTGCGGGCACAACCACCGAAGTGGAGTTGAACTGGTGGGACGGCGCCGTGCGGCCGAACGAGCTCGTGTTCGACCTGCCGGCCGGGGTGAGCGTGCAGAATATCCGGATGCTCGACACCGCCCACCACAGGATCGGGCTGACGGTCGAGGTCGATGCGGACGCCGAGCTGGGCGCCGTTGGCCTGAGCTTCGTCGACGATACCGGCCGCGCGGTCAACCTCGACGAGGCGGCGTGGGTGGCCGCGTCGCTGCCCGCCTCGGGCGACTGCCAGAGCGCACTCGACGAGGGGCCGCTGGCCGACGGGACTTACTTTGCGACCAACGATGGACTTTCGACCGGCGCGTTCGCCACCGACGACTGCCCTCTGGGCGACCCCACCGGACGCGAGCAGGTCATCCCGCTGCACATGAAGCCGGGCCAGACGCTCCACGCTCGCCTGCTCAACCAGCAGAGCCTCGGCACGATGTATATCGTCGGCGACTGCAGCGACACCTTGCCGGTGTATGCGTGCACGATGTCGCCGCGAAAAGAGCGCGCCGCCACGCTCAGCTACACCGCCTACTACGAAGAGGACATCTTGCTGGTCGTCGACAGCTACGGCACCGCCGACGGCCCCACCGAGCACTTCGCCGTCGACATCCGCCGAGGCCCCCAGCAGCCGTTCGTGGTCGCCCCGCCCGTGGTCACCGGCGGCGCGCGCTCCGAGGAGCTCGAGGTGGTCTCCTTTGCCGGCGACTTCGACGCCTCCACGGCGAGCTTCGACTTCGGCGCGGACGTCACCGTCGAGAATATCGACGTCGCCTTTGCGGACACGGCCTTTGTGACCGTGTCGGTGGCCACGCCGCTGACCAATCCGGGCCCGCGGGACGTGGCGACCCAGATCAGCGGGGTCGACTACACGGTCCCCGGGGCGCTGACGCTTCGCCCGTGGCTCAACCCGCAGACGACCTGCCAGGACGCCGCGGCGCTGACGCCGCTCGGCGAAGGTGAATACGAGGGACTCACCAGCGAATTCCTGGGCAGCCAGAACACCGTGTCGGTGGAGTCGTGCTTGGGCCAAACGGCCGACGCCCCCGAGGCGATCTTCCCGGTGGAGCTCGGCCCCTCGCAGACGCTACGCGCCCGGGTCGACATGCCCGGCGCCGACCCGGTGCTCTACTTGCTCGAGGCGTGTGACGGCGCGGTCTTGCAGTGCGCCGACGACCGCGCCCCGGGCGACCCGGAGTACCTCGAGTACACCGGCCCGCCCCAGGCGAGCACCGTGTACCTGGTCGTCGACGGCTACGGAGCCACCGACACCGGCGTGTATTACCTGAATATCGATTTTACGCTGTAAATATTGGATAGAACGATGAAGAGTTTGATGCTCCGAAAGCTGCTCGGCCTGGCCCTCTTGCTTGTCCTGAGCGGATGCCTCAACGCCGCCCCCGACGCCCCGGGCAGTGCCCAAGCGCCCGCCCCGGCCGACGAAAGCAGCCAGCAAGATGGCCGCCAGCAAGATGGTAGCCAACAAGACGACGGCCCGCAGGGCTGGCAGACCGTGCGCCGGCCCTACGTGATCGCCGACGGCGAGGTGCAGCTGCACTTTACCCGCCCGGGCATCGTGCGTGACGGCGGCGAAGACCCCGAGGCCGACGACGCCATCGCCGAGGCGATTCGCGGCGCGCAGACCAGCGTCGACCTGTGCCTGTACGAGTTCAACCGCCCCGAGATCGTCGACGCGGCCGTCGAGGCGGCCAACAACGGCGTAGAGGTGCGCTTTGTGGGCGACGGCGACGAGCTCGAAGACGAGGGCTACGTGCGCCTCGAGCACGCCGGCGTGGAGATGGCGCTTCGCAAGCCGCACGACCGCATCATGCACAACAAATTCGCGGTCATCGACAACCGCATCGTGTTCACCGGCTCGATGAACTACTCCGAGAACGGTGTGATGCGTAACAACAACAATTTGCTGCGCATCGAGAGCACCGACCTGGCCGACATCTACGCGCAGGAGTTCCAGCAGATGTACGACGAGCGCAAGTTCGGCCGCTCCAAAGAGCCGCTGGGGATCAGCCTGCCGGTGGGCATCGGCAACCGCCCCGCGGAGGTCTACTTCAGCCCGCAGGACGACGCCGCCGAGCGTGTGCGCGACCTGTTGCAGGAGGCGGACACGCGCGTCTTCTTCATGATCTTTAGCTTCACCCACGGCGACATCTCCGACGACCTCATCGCGCTGGCCGACAGCGGCGTCGAGGTGGTGGGCATCTTCGACGAGAGCCAGGCACGCGGCCGCTACAGCGTCGACGAGAAGCTCGCCGAGGCGGGCTTGCCGGTCTTTATCGACGGCAACGAAAACGCCATCGGCTTTGCGGGCGGAAAGCTGCACCACAAGGTCATGCTCATCGACCCGGGCACCGACTCCGACCCGGTGGTGGTCACCGGCTCGTACAACTGGTCGAAGAACGCCACCGAGAATAACGACGAGAATATCCTCGTGCTGCACGGCCCCGAGTACGCCGCGCCCTACCTCGAAGAATTCTGCAAGAACCTCGAGGTCGCCCGGCCCCACCCGGACATCCAGGTCAAGCCGCCCAACCCGTGCGCCAATCTGTTTACGCCGGTGCGCATCAACGAGTTCATGCCCAACCCCGACGGCGCCGACAGCGACAACGAGTGGGTCGAGATCGTCAACACGGGCACCGCGCCCATCGACCTGACCGGCTGGCAGTTGGGCGACGGGCTTCGCAAGGCCCGCCACGTCTTTGGCGACGTGGTGCTCCCGCGCGGCGGCTCGATCGTCGTCTACAGCGGCGGCGCGACCGCGCAGAACCCGCGCACCGTCGCCTCGACGGGGTATCTGGGGCTGGCGAATAACGCCGACGAGATCGTGCTGCGAGACGAGCACGACGTGGTCATCGACCGGGTGGCCTACAAGAGTGCCGAGTCGGGGATTTCGTTCAACCGCGACCCCGACGGGGGCAAAGAGGGCGACTTCGTGACCCACGACACGCTGGGCACCGGCCTCGAGAGCTCGCCGAACCGCCGCGCCGACGGCACCGCGTGGGCGGGCCAGCCGCAGGTCATCATCAACGAGCTCTTCCCCAACCCGTCGGGCACCGACGACGGCAACGAGTTCATCGAGCTGGTCAACGCGGGCAGCGCGTCGGTCAACCTGCAGGACTGGCAACTCGGCGACTCGGTCGCCGGCGACCGCCACGTGTTCAGCGCGCGCACCCTCGGCCCGGGCGAGTCGGTCGTGGTCTTCGACAGCGGCTCGCACACGAGCATCGCGAACGCGATCACCTCGTCGTCGGGCACGCTGTCGCTCAACAACACCGGCGACACCATCACGCTGGTCGACCACCTGGGCCGCCACGTCGACCAGGTCCAGTACGCCGGCTCGACCGACGGGGCGAGCCTCAACCGCCAGACCGACGGCAGCCCCTTGGCCGCGATGGTCGACCACGACACCATCGGCAGCGCGCTGGGAAGCTCGTCGCCGGGCACCCGCGTCGACGGCAGCCTGTGGACGCGCGCCGACCTGGAGACCCGCGTCATCATCAACGAGGTCTTCCCCAACCCCGACGGCTCGGACGCCGGCCAAGAATTCGTCGAGATCATCAACGTGGGCACCCAGACCGCCGACCTGAGCGGCTGGACGCTGGGCGACGCGGTCGTCTCGGACCGACACACCTTCCCCAGCGACACGCGCTTGGCGCCCGACGGCGTCATCGTCGTGTTCGACAGCGGCACCCACGACACGGTGTCAGGGGCCGTGTCGGCCAGCAGCGGCAACTTGTCGCTGAACAACTCGGGCGACGTGATCACCCTCTTCGACACCGGCGGTGAGCCGGTCGACGCGGTGCACTACGACAACGCGACGTCTGGCAAGAGTTTGAACCGCCTCGACGACGGCAACCCCGACAGCCCCCTCGACTACCACGACCAGGTGTCGGGCGCGGTGGGCAACAGCTCGCCGGGGCTTCGGGCGGATGGGTCGGCGTGGTGAGACCGGCTCTTGGGGGTTGGGGTCTCGAGCGTGCGCCTTGCAGGGGCTGTGGCCATTAGGCTGGAGTTTCGCCGAATTTGTCGGCGTTTTCTTCGGTGCGA
It encodes:
- a CDS encoding 2-oxo acid dehydrogenase subunit E2 encodes the protein MSLRRKLAIATWASPREGNIYGKLTLDVTEAQRYIEHVRQTTGEKVTVTHLVGKAAAMALKKEPSLNGRILFRRFVPFETVDLSFLVTVEDGADLAKAKVERADEKSVADIAGELREQAGKLRRGNDEQFEKSKGPLKLMPRWMLPRFLWLVGWLTSALGLDLSNFGLDKFPFGSCIITSVGMFGIDEGYAPPTPFARVPVYLLVGAIKEQPTVIDGELAVREQLTITATVDHRFVDGYQLGTLANAFRQVFEDPWSLDGADKPAQLPEGEPTAVPVS
- a CDS encoding lamin tail domain-containing protein, with the translated sequence MKSLMLRKLLGLALLLVLSGCLNAAPDAPGSAQAPAPADESSQQDGRQQDGSQQDDGPQGWQTVRRPYVIADGEVQLHFTRPGIVRDGGEDPEADDAIAEAIRGAQTSVDLCLYEFNRPEIVDAAVEAANNGVEVRFVGDGDELEDEGYVRLEHAGVEMALRKPHDRIMHNKFAVIDNRIVFTGSMNYSENGVMRNNNNLLRIESTDLADIYAQEFQQMYDERKFGRSKEPLGISLPVGIGNRPAEVYFSPQDDAAERVRDLLQEADTRVFFMIFSFTHGDISDDLIALADSGVEVVGIFDESQARGRYSVDEKLAEAGLPVFIDGNENAIGFAGGKLHHKVMLIDPGTDSDPVVVTGSYNWSKNATENNDENILVLHGPEYAAPYLEEFCKNLEVARPHPDIQVKPPNPCANLFTPVRINEFMPNPDGADSDNEWVEIVNTGTAPIDLTGWQLGDGLRKARHVFGDVVLPRGGSIVVYSGGATAQNPRTVASTGYLGLANNADEIVLRDEHDVVIDRVAYKSAESGISFNRDPDGGKEGDFVTHDTLGTGLESSPNRRADGTAWAGQPQVIINELFPNPSGTDDGNEFIELVNAGSASVNLQDWQLGDSVAGDRHVFSARTLGPGESVVVFDSGSHTSIANAITSSSGTLSLNNTGDTITLVDHLGRHVDQVQYAGSTDGASLNRQTDGSPLAAMVDHDTIGSALGSSSPGTRVDGSLWTRADLETRVIINEVFPNPDGSDAGQEFVEIINVGTQTADLSGWTLGDAVVSDRHTFPSDTRLAPDGVIVVFDSGTHDTVSGAVSASSGNLSLNNSGDVITLFDTGGEPVDAVHYDNATSGKSLNRLDDGNPDSPLDYHDQVSGAVGNSSPGLRADGSAW